The following are encoded in a window of Roseimaritima ulvae genomic DNA:
- a CDS encoding rhomboid family intramembrane serine protease → MLFPISDDDREVTTVAYVTNAILLINVLVFLVQMSDPAITYGYSVVPQEITSGVDLVEPQMLQVEGHGAVTIPQAPGPRIIWLTLLTSMFMHGGFGHIAGNMLYLWIFGNNVEHRFGHVWFLVFYLVAGLAGSLAQIASNPGSIIPNLGASGAIAGVMGAYLVLFPRNRVNAVFFYVIVTIPAVWVLGMWIAMQFVNSVGSIAATSESAGGVAYLAHVGGFVAGVLAALLCRMMIRREPDSELRRQYQHDPRARQIW, encoded by the coding sequence ATGCTGTTTCCCATCAGCGACGATGACCGCGAAGTGACCACGGTCGCGTACGTGACCAACGCGATTCTGCTGATCAACGTCCTGGTATTCCTGGTCCAGATGAGCGATCCAGCGATTACCTATGGCTACAGCGTGGTGCCTCAGGAAATCACTTCGGGCGTCGATTTGGTCGAGCCCCAGATGTTGCAAGTCGAAGGGCATGGAGCGGTCACGATTCCTCAGGCACCGGGACCGCGGATTATCTGGCTGACCCTGCTGACGTCGATGTTCATGCATGGCGGCTTCGGGCACATCGCCGGCAACATGTTGTATCTGTGGATTTTTGGCAACAATGTCGAACACCGCTTCGGCCATGTCTGGTTTCTGGTGTTTTATCTGGTCGCGGGACTGGCGGGCAGTCTGGCACAGATCGCTTCCAACCCTGGCAGTATCATTCCCAACCTCGGCGCCTCGGGCGCCATCGCCGGAGTGATGGGAGCGTATCTTGTGCTGTTTCCCCGCAACCGCGTCAACGCGGTATTTTTCTATGTGATTGTCACCATTCCCGCAGTCTGGGTGCTGGGCATGTGGATCGCCATGCAGTTTGTCAACAGCGTGGGCTCGATTGCGGCGACCAGCGAATCGGCCGGCGGCGTCGCTTACCTGGCACACGTGGGCGGCTTTGTAGCCGGCGTGTTGGCGGCCCTGCTGTGCCGGATGATGATCCGCCGCGAGCCGGATTCGGAACTCCGCCGACAATACCAACACGACCCCCGAGCCCGCCAAATCTGGTAG